In the Parasteatoda tepidariorum isolate YZ-2023 chromosome 3, CAS_Ptep_4.0, whole genome shotgun sequence genome, one interval contains:
- the LOC107436500 gene encoding sodium-dependent glucose transporter 1A isoform X2, which yields MFHLKGKTLDYVGTAVHYYMYAILGLMMSIPGPTLIDLTHSSGTDAYGISFIYVARATGYLVGSLSGGIILDCLKTKELAMICSSLFIALGAFVIPFCRSLPMLLGTFVITGFAIGFSNTGCNASCLRIWGKKSAPVLQGLHLLYGCGAFLAPVLAAPFLDDSLNAPLKELNATVTPNVTFLNITVDKVEIVATVPTITWVYMIAGVLATFVTCFFILIVLFLPPKNASSEKASESENVRNPGYLFTSIVVALACILTGLSSGIEVSFTQMITTYVVNSSHGLSKSKGSYITSAYWSAFTTARFLSIFLTCKLDIRKILACSLVLSVSAAIVLLTFGNISVTSLWVGGAMLGVSMAPLFPGVLAWVERYININSRIASVFTLVSCVLEMVVPLTISMYLSTYPNVLFVFLTGATSLAAILFVIIHIILIRKGEKYEAHPEQQVQEKEATV from the exons atgtttcatttaaaaggtAAAACATTGGACTACGTGGGCACAGCCGTACACTACTACATGTATGCAATTCTG GGTCTGATGATGTCCATACCAGGACCAACACTTATAGACTTGACACATTCCAGCGGAACAGATGCCTATGGGATTTCTTTCATCTACGTGGCTCGGGCAACAGGATACTTGGTTGGATCTCTCTCAG gTGGCATTATACTTGATTGCTTGAAAACGAAGGAATTGGCTATGATTTGCAGCAGCCTATTCATAGCTTTGGGAGCATTTGTCATACCTTTTTGTCGAAGTCTACCAATGCTACTTGGAACATTTGTTATTACTGGATTTGCAATAGGTTTTAGCAACAcag gatGTAATGCCAGCTGTCTCCGAATATGGGGTAAAAAAAGTGCTCCAGTGTTACAGGGACTCCACTTGCTGTATGGCTGTGGTGCCTTCCTTGCACCAGTCCTAGCTGCACCTTTCTTGGACGATTCTTTAAATGCACCACTCAAAGAGCTCAATGCTACAGTCACTCCAAACGTCACATTCCTAAACATAACTGTAGACAAAGTGGAAATTGTCGCCACAGTTCCAACCATAACATGGGTATACATGATTGCTGGCGTCCTCGCAACGTTtgttacttgtttttttattctaattgttCTCTTCCTTCCCCCTAAAAACGCATCCTCCGAAAAAGCTTCCGAAAGTGAAAACGTTCGAAATCCGGGCTATTTATTTACATCCATCGTCGTCGCCCTCGCGTGCATACTCACTGGTCTGTCCTCAGGAATTGAAGTGAGCTTCACACAAATGATCACAACCTATGTGGTCAACAGCTCTCACGGACTTTCGAAAAGCAAAGGCTCCTACATCACATCCGCCTATTGGAGCGCTTTCACTACCGCCAGATTCCTATCCATTTTTCTAACCTGCAAATTGGACatcagaaaaattttagcatGTTCATTAGTATTATCAGTATCAGCAGCTATAGTATTATTAACTTTTGGTAATATATCCGTGACATCTCTGTGGGTGGGTGGTGCCATGCTGGGTGTTTCGATGGCACCCCTTTTCCCGGGTGTGCTTGCGTGGGTGGAGAGATACATCAATATTAACAGTCGTATAGCATCAGTATTTACCTTAGTTTCGTGTGTGCTGGAAATGGTGGTCCCCCTCACCATCAGCATGTACCTCAGTACATACCCGAATGTGCTTTTTGTTTTCCTAACAGGTGCGACATCGTTGGCGgcgattttatttgttattatacacattattttaattcgCAAAGGAGAGAAATATGAAGCACATCCCGAACAACAGGTTCAAGAAAAAGAAGCAACtgtctga
- the LOC107436500 gene encoding sodium-dependent glucose transporter 1A isoform X1 encodes MNIQHSITTEKMFHLKGKTLDYVGTAVHYYMYAILGLMMSIPGPTLIDLTHSSGTDAYGISFIYVARATGYLVGSLSGGIILDCLKTKELAMICSSLFIALGAFVIPFCRSLPMLLGTFVITGFAIGFSNTGCNASCLRIWGKKSAPVLQGLHLLYGCGAFLAPVLAAPFLDDSLNAPLKELNATVTPNVTFLNITVDKVEIVATVPTITWVYMIAGVLATFVTCFFILIVLFLPPKNASSEKASESENVRNPGYLFTSIVVALACILTGLSSGIEVSFTQMITTYVVNSSHGLSKSKGSYITSAYWSAFTTARFLSIFLTCKLDIRKILACSLVLSVSAAIVLLTFGNISVTSLWVGGAMLGVSMAPLFPGVLAWVERYININSRIASVFTLVSCVLEMVVPLTISMYLSTYPNVLFVFLTGATSLAAILFVIIHIILIRKGEKYEAHPEQQVQEKEATV; translated from the exons ATGAAC attcaGCATAGCATTACCacagaaaaaatgtttcatttaaaaggtAAAACATTGGACTACGTGGGCACAGCCGTACACTACTACATGTATGCAATTCTG GGTCTGATGATGTCCATACCAGGACCAACACTTATAGACTTGACACATTCCAGCGGAACAGATGCCTATGGGATTTCTTTCATCTACGTGGCTCGGGCAACAGGATACTTGGTTGGATCTCTCTCAG gTGGCATTATACTTGATTGCTTGAAAACGAAGGAATTGGCTATGATTTGCAGCAGCCTATTCATAGCTTTGGGAGCATTTGTCATACCTTTTTGTCGAAGTCTACCAATGCTACTTGGAACATTTGTTATTACTGGATTTGCAATAGGTTTTAGCAACAcag gatGTAATGCCAGCTGTCTCCGAATATGGGGTAAAAAAAGTGCTCCAGTGTTACAGGGACTCCACTTGCTGTATGGCTGTGGTGCCTTCCTTGCACCAGTCCTAGCTGCACCTTTCTTGGACGATTCTTTAAATGCACCACTCAAAGAGCTCAATGCTACAGTCACTCCAAACGTCACATTCCTAAACATAACTGTAGACAAAGTGGAAATTGTCGCCACAGTTCCAACCATAACATGGGTATACATGATTGCTGGCGTCCTCGCAACGTTtgttacttgtttttttattctaattgttCTCTTCCTTCCCCCTAAAAACGCATCCTCCGAAAAAGCTTCCGAAAGTGAAAACGTTCGAAATCCGGGCTATTTATTTACATCCATCGTCGTCGCCCTCGCGTGCATACTCACTGGTCTGTCCTCAGGAATTGAAGTGAGCTTCACACAAATGATCACAACCTATGTGGTCAACAGCTCTCACGGACTTTCGAAAAGCAAAGGCTCCTACATCACATCCGCCTATTGGAGCGCTTTCACTACCGCCAGATTCCTATCCATTTTTCTAACCTGCAAATTGGACatcagaaaaattttagcatGTTCATTAGTATTATCAGTATCAGCAGCTATAGTATTATTAACTTTTGGTAATATATCCGTGACATCTCTGTGGGTGGGTGGTGCCATGCTGGGTGTTTCGATGGCACCCCTTTTCCCGGGTGTGCTTGCGTGGGTGGAGAGATACATCAATATTAACAGTCGTATAGCATCAGTATTTACCTTAGTTTCGTGTGTGCTGGAAATGGTGGTCCCCCTCACCATCAGCATGTACCTCAGTACATACCCGAATGTGCTTTTTGTTTTCCTAACAGGTGCGACATCGTTGGCGgcgattttatttgttattatacacattattttaattcgCAAAGGAGAGAAATATGAAGCACATCCCGAACAACAGGTTCAAGAAAAAGAAGCAACtgtctga